From the genome of Amycolatopsis sp. NBC_01488, one region includes:
- the nagA gene encoding N-acetylglucosamine-6-phosphate deacetylase: MIMGGRVAAPDRVLDDGWVAVSDGRIAGVGSGTPPSGEHVDVGGALVVPGFVDTHCHGGGGASFTSLDPEELLTAVRAHRRHGTTTMLASLVSDPVDVLREQVAALRELVQDGEVAGIHLEGPFISKARCGAHDPETLLEPDTGTVDKLLRAGQGAIRMVTIAPELHGGVKAVRQLAESGVIAAIGHTDGIEEQLLPAIDAGATVATHLFNGMRPLHHREPGPIGALLDDERITIELICDLVHLHPTVVRLAAKHAGRNRTVLITDAMSATDAADGRYTLGRLEVDVHDGVATLADNGSLAGSTLTMDTAFRNLVRGAKLGILDAVHATSQRPAELLGIADRTGMLCPGYVADIVVLDQDLRPAKVLRRGEWVAEVGTATLST, from the coding sequence GTGATCATGGGCGGCCGGGTCGCTGCCCCGGACCGTGTACTCGATGACGGCTGGGTAGCCGTCTCCGACGGGCGGATCGCCGGCGTGGGTTCCGGGACCCCGCCGTCGGGCGAGCACGTCGACGTCGGCGGGGCACTGGTCGTGCCCGGGTTCGTCGACACCCACTGCCACGGCGGGGGAGGTGCTTCGTTCACCTCCCTCGATCCCGAGGAACTCCTGACGGCGGTGCGGGCGCACCGCCGTCACGGCACCACGACCATGCTCGCCAGCCTGGTGTCCGACCCGGTGGACGTCCTGCGTGAGCAGGTCGCGGCGCTGCGTGAGCTCGTCCAGGACGGCGAGGTCGCGGGCATCCACCTGGAGGGGCCGTTCATCTCGAAGGCCCGCTGCGGGGCCCACGACCCGGAGACGCTCCTGGAGCCGGACACCGGCACGGTCGACAAGCTCCTGCGCGCCGGCCAGGGCGCGATCCGGATGGTCACCATCGCCCCGGAGCTGCACGGCGGCGTCAAGGCCGTCCGGCAGCTCGCCGAGTCGGGCGTCATCGCCGCCATCGGGCACACCGACGGCATCGAAGAGCAGCTGCTGCCGGCCATCGACGCGGGCGCGACCGTCGCGACCCACCTGTTCAACGGCATGCGGCCGCTGCACCACCGCGAGCCGGGCCCGATCGGGGCACTGCTCGACGACGAGCGCATCACGATCGAGCTCATCTGCGACCTGGTGCACCTGCACCCGACCGTGGTGCGGCTGGCCGCGAAGCACGCGGGCCGCAACCGGACGGTGCTCATCACCGACGCGATGTCGGCCACCGACGCCGCCGACGGCCGCTACACGCTCGGCCGGCTGGAGGTCGACGTCCACGACGGCGTCGCCACCCTCGCCGACAACGGCTCGCTGGCCGGCAGCACGCTGACGATGGACACCGCCTTCCGCAATCTGGTCCGGGGTGCGAAACTCGGCATCCTCGACGCCGTGCACGCGACGTCGCAACGGCCCGCCGAGCTGCTCGGCATCGCCGACCGCACCGGGATGCTGTGCCCCGGCTACGTGGCCGACATCGTCGTCCTCGACCAGGACCTGCGGCCCGCGAAGGTGCTGCGCCGGGGTGAATGGGTCGCCGAGGTGGGTACGGCTACCTTGAGTACCTGA
- a CDS encoding RNA polymerase sigma factor, whose protein sequence is MLEGNAERSVEATLGQLRVLDGPAPAQTPVPLTLEDLYRQHRMRLVRLAILLVDEPATAEDVVQEAFTGLHRNWGRLRDAAAAVGYLRTAVVNGSRSVLRRRKTAREYVPPHAVNARSAESLAMLSSEHQAVVSALSKLPPRQREVLVLRYYGGLSEAEISEAAGISKGTVKSTASRALEALQKAMQAPQ, encoded by the coding sequence ATGCTCGAGGGCAATGCGGAACGCAGCGTCGAGGCGACCCTCGGCCAACTGCGGGTCTTGGACGGTCCGGCCCCGGCGCAGACGCCGGTGCCACTGACCCTCGAAGACCTCTACCGGCAGCACCGCATGCGGCTGGTCCGGCTGGCGATCCTGCTGGTCGACGAGCCCGCGACCGCGGAAGACGTCGTCCAGGAGGCCTTCACCGGCCTGCACCGCAACTGGGGACGGCTGCGCGACGCCGCGGCCGCCGTCGGCTACCTGCGCACCGCCGTGGTCAACGGGTCGCGCAGCGTGCTGCGCCGGCGCAAGACCGCCCGCGAGTACGTGCCGCCGCACGCGGTCAACGCGCGGTCCGCGGAGAGCCTCGCGATGCTCTCCAGCGAGCACCAGGCGGTGGTCAGCGCGCTGTCCAAGCTGCCGCCCCGCCAGCGCGAAGTGCTGGTGCTGCGTTACTACGGTGGGCTGAGCGAGGCCGAAATCTCTGAGGCCGCAGGCATTTCCAAGGGTACCGTTAAATCGACCGCCAGCCGGGCGCTCGAGGCACTCCAGAAGGCCATGCAGGCCCCACAGTGA
- a CDS encoding PPOX class F420-dependent oxidoreductase, with the protein MTDDTALKDFLASRRHGVLATIRRDGRPQLSTITHLYDPETGTITASVTETRAKTKNMRRDPRVTYHVGSEDGWSYVVAEGRASLTAPAASREDETVEALVDYYRRAAGEHPDWDEYRAAMVSDQRVLLRVHVDKLLGQVR; encoded by the coding sequence ATGACCGACGACACAGCGCTGAAGGACTTCCTCGCGAGCCGCCGCCACGGCGTCCTCGCCACGATCCGGCGGGACGGCCGGCCCCAGCTCTCCACGATCACGCATCTGTATGACCCCGAAACGGGCACGATAACCGCGTCGGTCACCGAAACCCGGGCCAAGACGAAGAACATGCGCCGCGACCCGCGGGTGACCTACCACGTGGGCAGCGAGGACGGCTGGAGCTACGTCGTCGCGGAAGGGCGTGCTTCGCTCACGGCGCCGGCCGCGTCGCGGGAAGACGAGACCGTCGAGGCCCTCGTCGACTACTACCGCCGCGCGGCGGGGGAGCACCCCGACTGGGACGAGTACCGCGCCGCGATGGTCAGCGACCAGCGGGTGCTGCTGCGGGTGCACGTCGACAAGCTGCTGGGGCAAGTCCGGTAG
- a CDS encoding flavin-containing monooxygenase: protein MTERFKVVIVGTGFSGLGQAIQLEKAGIRDYVILEKADEVGGTWRDNSYPGCACDVQSHMYSFSYEQNPDWSRSFSPQPEIFEYLKGVADKYRLREKIRFGVELTGAHWDERERRWTATTKDGREFVAQFLVSGVGGLHIPQVPELPGIKKFKGQTWHSAQWNHEYDLRGKKVAVVGTGASAVQFVPKIAPDVAELTLFQRTPPWIMPKPDHAMPSWAQTLFKRVPGTQRAYRNALYWFLEVRAVGFNGHPAIMKAGELIAKRHIAKGVKDRALRKKVTPDYTMGCKRVLISNDYYPALNRPNVDVTTAGITEVKAHSIVDSAGVEHEVDAIIYGTGFKVTDALEYLDITGVDGRDLAKEWAAEGMRTHKGITVSGYPNLFFLLGPNTALGHNSVVFMIESQSKYVVDAIKLADARDAAALDVRPGVQERFQQEIQDKLVKGVWTQGGCKSWYLDAKGVNRTIWPGFTWRYWLETRKVDPADYELSGRAS from the coding sequence ATGACCGAGCGGTTCAAGGTCGTGATCGTGGGCACCGGGTTCTCCGGGCTCGGCCAGGCGATCCAGCTCGAAAAGGCCGGCATCCGGGACTACGTGATCCTGGAGAAGGCCGACGAGGTGGGCGGCACCTGGCGCGACAACTCCTACCCCGGGTGCGCGTGCGACGTGCAGTCGCACATGTACTCGTTCTCGTACGAGCAGAACCCGGACTGGTCGCGGTCGTTTTCGCCGCAGCCGGAGATCTTCGAGTACCTCAAGGGTGTCGCGGACAAGTACCGGCTGCGCGAGAAGATCCGGTTCGGCGTCGAGCTCACCGGCGCGCACTGGGACGAGCGGGAACGCCGCTGGACGGCGACGACCAAGGACGGCCGCGAGTTCGTCGCGCAGTTCCTCGTCTCCGGCGTCGGCGGCCTGCACATCCCGCAGGTGCCCGAGCTGCCCGGGATCAAGAAGTTCAAGGGCCAGACCTGGCACTCCGCGCAGTGGAACCACGAGTACGACCTGCGCGGCAAGAAGGTCGCCGTGGTCGGCACCGGCGCCAGCGCGGTCCAGTTCGTCCCGAAGATCGCCCCGGACGTCGCCGAGCTGACGCTGTTCCAGCGCACGCCGCCGTGGATCATGCCGAAGCCCGACCACGCGATGCCGTCGTGGGCGCAGACGCTGTTCAAGCGCGTCCCCGGCACCCAGCGGGCCTACCGCAACGCGCTGTACTGGTTCCTCGAAGTCCGCGCCGTCGGCTTCAACGGCCACCCGGCGATCATGAAGGCCGGCGAGCTGATCGCGAAGCGGCACATCGCGAAGGGGGTCAAGGACCGCGCGCTGCGCAAGAAGGTCACGCCGGACTACACCATGGGCTGCAAGCGCGTCCTCATCTCCAACGACTACTACCCGGCGCTGAACCGCCCGAACGTCGACGTCACCACCGCCGGGATCACGGAGGTCAAGGCGCACTCGATCGTCGACTCCGCCGGGGTCGAGCACGAGGTCGACGCGATCATCTACGGCACCGGGTTCAAGGTGACCGACGCGCTGGAGTACCTCGACATCACCGGCGTCGACGGCCGCGACCTCGCCAAGGAGTGGGCGGCCGAGGGCATGCGGACGCACAAGGGCATCACGGTGTCCGGCTACCCGAACCTGTTCTTCCTGCTCGGCCCGAACACCGCGCTGGGCCACAACTCCGTGGTGTTCATGATCGAGTCGCAGTCGAAGTACGTCGTCGACGCCATCAAGCTCGCCGACGCCCGCGACGCCGCCGCGCTCGACGTCCGGCCGGGCGTCCAGGAGAGGTTCCAGCAGGAGATCCAGGACAAGCTCGTCAAGGGCGTCTGGACGCAGGGTGGCTGCAAGAGCTGGTACCTCGACGCCAAGGGCGTGAACCGGACGATCTGGCCCGGCTTCACCTGGCGGTACTGGCTGGAGACGCGCAAGGTCGACCCGGCGGACTACGAGCTGTCCGGCCGGGCGTCATGA
- a CDS encoding aldo/keto reductase — protein MTKLGNTDLDVYGLNLGGNVFGWTADEAQSFTVLDAYTAAGGNFVDTADLYGGGGGSEEILGNWLAARGNRDDVVIATKVGMWDGRPGLSARNIQAAAEDSLRRLKTDHVDLYYAHRDDPDTPLEETLEAFDALVRAGKVRHLGASNYSAERLAEALSISDRNGLARYAVLQPHYNLVERDYERDLAPLVAREGLATLPYFALAKGFLTGKYRTKGDVTNSPRAARAESYLDKGGERVLAKLDEVAAAHGVSVATVALAWLRQQPTVAAPIASARTPEQLTDLIASVDLELTDAEAAALSEA, from the coding sequence ATGACCAAGCTGGGAAACACCGACCTCGACGTGTACGGGCTCAACCTCGGCGGCAACGTCTTCGGCTGGACGGCGGACGAGGCGCAGTCCTTCACCGTGCTGGACGCCTACACCGCGGCCGGCGGCAACTTCGTGGACACCGCCGACCTCTACGGCGGGGGCGGCGGCTCCGAGGAGATCCTCGGCAACTGGCTGGCCGCGCGCGGCAACCGCGACGACGTCGTCATCGCGACCAAGGTCGGCATGTGGGACGGCCGGCCGGGCCTGTCCGCGAGGAACATCCAGGCCGCGGCCGAAGACTCGCTGCGTCGCCTCAAGACCGACCACGTCGACCTTTACTACGCGCACCGGGACGACCCGGACACCCCGCTCGAGGAGACGCTGGAGGCGTTCGACGCGCTGGTCCGGGCGGGCAAGGTGCGTCACCTCGGCGCGTCCAACTACAGCGCCGAGCGGCTCGCCGAAGCACTGTCCATTTCGGACCGGAACGGCCTCGCGCGGTACGCGGTGCTGCAGCCGCACTACAACCTCGTCGAGCGCGACTACGAGCGCGACCTCGCCCCGCTCGTCGCCCGTGAAGGCCTCGCCACGCTGCCGTACTTCGCCCTCGCGAAGGGCTTCCTGACCGGCAAGTACCGCACGAAGGGCGACGTCACGAACAGCCCGCGTGCCGCCCGCGCGGAGTCCTATTTGGACAAGGGCGGCGAGCGGGTCCTGGCCAAGCTCGACGAAGTGGCGGCGGCGCACGGCGTCTCGGTCGCCACGGTGGCACTCGCCTGGCTGCGGCAGCAGCCGACCGTCGCCGCGCCGATCGCCAGCGCCCGGACACCCGAGCAGCTCACCGACCTGATCGCGTCGGTCGACCTCGAACTGACCGACGCCGAAGCCGCCGCGCTCAGCGAAGCCTAG
- a CDS encoding DedA family protein yields MILAQSTVNTMSLLPSWLDPQHLLSGLTTPVIAVLCLIIFIESSVFPVLPGDSLLFTAGLFIANGTLDAPLWLVCVLVTAAALLGNVVGYYIGYFVGPKLFNRPDSKFFKREYVDKTHEFLDKHGPKAVVLARFVPFVRTFITWIAGIGRMDPKRYFTYTVIGGILWAAGITVLGSLLGGVSFIANNVDAIFVLIVLVSVVPIGLEYLKARREKKATAAADPEVTQRIPRIKD; encoded by the coding sequence GTGATTCTCGCCCAGAGCACGGTCAACACGATGTCCCTGCTGCCGTCATGGCTCGACCCGCAGCACCTGCTGAGCGGCCTGACCACGCCGGTCATCGCGGTGCTCTGCCTGATCATCTTCATCGAGAGCAGTGTCTTCCCGGTGCTACCGGGTGACTCCCTGCTGTTCACGGCCGGCCTGTTCATCGCCAACGGTACCCTCGACGCGCCGTTGTGGCTGGTCTGCGTGCTGGTGACGGCCGCGGCGCTGCTCGGCAACGTGGTCGGCTACTACATCGGCTACTTCGTCGGGCCCAAGCTGTTCAACCGGCCGGACTCGAAGTTCTTCAAGCGCGAGTACGTGGACAAGACGCACGAGTTCCTGGACAAGCACGGCCCCAAGGCGGTCGTGCTGGCCCGGTTCGTGCCGTTCGTCCGGACGTTCATCACGTGGATCGCGGGCATCGGCCGCATGGACCCGAAGCGTTACTTCACGTACACGGTCATCGGCGGCATCCTGTGGGCCGCGGGCATCACGGTGCTCGGCTCGCTGCTCGGCGGCGTGTCGTTCATCGCGAACAACGTGGACGCGATCTTCGTGCTGATCGTGCTGGTGTCGGTGGTGCCGATCGGCCTGGAGTACCTGAAGGCGCGTCGGGAGAAGAAGGCCACGGCCGCGGCCGACCCCGAGGTCACGCAGCGGATCCCGCGCATCAAGGACTGA
- a CDS encoding metal-dependent hydrolase, protein MTDEQLVLHARDVKFDWAALPMHWLPGEPQATHTINVLHLALPEGERWFVEVFKQAVPLIRDDRLKADVLGFIGQEAVHAEAHDGAAAHLEAAGVPVRPFVAQMEWLFRKLLGDRGLTGRAAEEWLVERLGIVAAIEHYTAFLGQWVLDAPLEDAGADPVMLDLLRWHGAEEVEHRSVAFDLFMHLDGRYPRRVRSMAAVTPVLAWVFARGTRYLMRNDPTRPGRASLRGYRRAAKRGLLPTGRQLLREIRPYFRKSYHPTETGNTEQAVAYLASSPAARAAE, encoded by the coding sequence ATGACCGACGAGCAGCTCGTCCTGCACGCCCGGGACGTGAAGTTCGACTGGGCGGCGCTGCCGATGCACTGGCTCCCCGGCGAACCGCAGGCCACGCACACCATCAACGTCCTGCACCTGGCGCTGCCCGAAGGCGAACGCTGGTTCGTCGAGGTGTTCAAGCAGGCGGTGCCGCTGATCCGGGACGACCGGCTCAAGGCGGACGTCCTCGGGTTCATCGGCCAGGAGGCGGTGCACGCCGAGGCCCACGACGGCGCGGCGGCGCACCTCGAGGCTGCCGGCGTGCCGGTGCGGCCGTTCGTCGCGCAGATGGAGTGGCTCTTCCGCAAGCTGCTCGGCGACCGCGGCCTGACCGGCCGCGCGGCGGAGGAGTGGCTGGTCGAACGGCTCGGGATCGTCGCCGCGATCGAGCACTACACGGCGTTCCTCGGCCAGTGGGTGCTCGACGCGCCCCTGGAGGACGCCGGCGCCGACCCGGTGATGCTCGACCTGCTGCGCTGGCACGGCGCCGAGGAGGTCGAGCACCGCTCGGTGGCCTTCGACCTGTTCATGCACCTGGACGGGCGGTACCCGCGGCGGGTGCGCAGCATGGCGGCGGTGACGCCGGTGCTGGCGTGGGTGTTCGCCCGCGGCACGCGATATCTGATGCGTAACGATCCGACGCGCCCGGGCCGCGCTTCGCTGCGGGGCTATCGCCGGGCGGCGAAGCGGGGACTGCTGCCGACCGGACGTCAGCTGCTGCGGGAGATCCGGCCGTACTTCCGGAAGTCGTACCACCCGACGGAGACCGGGAACACCGAGCAAGCGGTGGCGTACCTGGCGAGTTCGCCGGCCGCCCGGGCGGCGGAGTGA
- a CDS encoding MarR family winged helix-turn-helix transcriptional regulator yields MAPNSSATRPTAELDLADQLGHELVRLVRLINKAKSQVSKQGPDGIERAAYAILFTLIHEGPQRTSRLAESLHSEISTISRQSSSLVQHGLVERQADPEDGRACLLAPTAEGMRVFEENRKQRNRWLADVLGDWTDGDIQTLNKLFGRLNTGIENHSPQLADAHASASAPAKGANA; encoded by the coding sequence ATGGCACCGAACAGCTCCGCCACTCGGCCCACCGCCGAGCTGGATCTCGCCGACCAGCTCGGGCACGAGCTCGTCCGCCTGGTCCGCTTGATCAACAAGGCGAAGTCCCAGGTGTCCAAGCAGGGTCCGGACGGGATCGAGCGGGCGGCCTACGCGATCCTCTTCACCCTCATCCACGAGGGCCCGCAGCGCACCAGCCGGCTCGCCGAGTCGCTCCACTCCGAGATCTCCACGATCAGCAGGCAGTCGAGCTCGCTCGTCCAGCACGGCCTGGTCGAGCGTCAGGCCGACCCCGAGGACGGCCGCGCGTGCCTGCTCGCGCCGACCGCCGAGGGCATGCGGGTGTTCGAAGAGAACCGCAAGCAGCGAAACCGATGGCTGGCCGACGTGCTCGGGGACTGGACCGACGGGGACATCCAGACCCTGAACAAGCTGTTCGGCCGACTCAACACAGGTATCGAGAACCACTCTCCACAGCTGGCCGACGCCCACGCGTCCGCCAGTGCACCGGCCAAGGGGGCCAACGCATGA
- a CDS encoding YciI family protein encodes MAWFLVEITYVQEKLPEVRPRHREFLGKLAGEGRVAVAGPLGDGTGGLTLYQADDEAHLKETIDQDPYFLEGVIAERSIREFKPVIGAWLPEGS; translated from the coding sequence ATGGCCTGGTTCCTCGTCGAAATCACCTACGTCCAGGAGAAGCTGCCGGAGGTCCGGCCGCGGCACCGCGAGTTCCTGGGCAAGCTGGCCGGGGAAGGGCGCGTCGCGGTCGCCGGCCCGCTCGGCGACGGCACCGGCGGCCTCACGCTCTACCAGGCCGACGACGAGGCGCACCTCAAGGAGACGATCGACCAGGACCCGTACTTCCTGGAGGGGGTCATCGCCGAGCGCAGCATCCGCGAGTTCAAGCCGGTGATCGGCGCCTGGCTGCCCGAGGGCTCATAG
- a CDS encoding SDR family oxidoreductase encodes MANPFSLLSGTKKVDGKVVLITGAARGIGAGLAERLAARGAKVALVGLEAEEQQKVADRIGPNARAWEADVTSWDALERATKGVVEHFGGIDIVIANAGIATAGFVRSVDRAAFEKVIEVDLLGVWRTFRVTLPHVIERKGYLLAISSLAAITHAPGMANYAAAKAGVEAFSNSLRAEVAHLGVKVGVAHPTWIRTDLVESADAHPVFGKLRASMPGLIGKTYPLDVALDDLEAGILKRARTIHVPRWVGGLKLLRAFLPPIIEIGSRSRVPSADKAALADIEARGAFESAVTGHGGRAATKG; translated from the coding sequence GTGGCCAACCCGTTTTCGCTGCTGAGCGGCACCAAGAAGGTCGACGGCAAGGTCGTGCTGATCACCGGCGCCGCCCGCGGCATCGGCGCCGGGCTGGCCGAACGCCTCGCTGCGCGCGGTGCGAAGGTCGCCCTCGTCGGCCTCGAAGCCGAAGAGCAGCAGAAGGTCGCCGACCGGATCGGCCCGAACGCCCGCGCCTGGGAAGCCGACGTCACGAGCTGGGACGCGCTCGAACGCGCGACGAAGGGCGTCGTCGAGCACTTCGGCGGTATCGACATCGTCATCGCCAACGCCGGCATCGCGACCGCGGGCTTCGTCCGCTCGGTCGACCGGGCCGCGTTCGAGAAGGTCATCGAGGTCGACCTGCTCGGCGTCTGGCGCACGTTCCGCGTCACGCTCCCGCACGTCATCGAGCGCAAGGGCTACCTGCTGGCCATCTCGAGCCTCGCCGCGATCACGCACGCGCCGGGCATGGCGAACTACGCCGCCGCCAAGGCCGGCGTCGAAGCCTTCTCGAACAGCCTCCGCGCCGAGGTCGCGCACCTGGGCGTCAAGGTCGGCGTCGCGCACCCGACGTGGATCCGGACCGACCTCGTCGAGAGCGCCGACGCGCACCCGGTGTTCGGCAAGCTCCGTGCGTCGATGCCCGGCCTGATCGGCAAGACCTACCCGCTCGACGTCGCCCTGGACGACCTTGAAGCCGGCATCCTCAAGCGCGCCCGGACCATCCACGTGCCGCGCTGGGTCGGCGGGCTCAAGCTGCTCCGCGCGTTCCTCCCGCCGATCATCGAAATCGGCTCCCGCAGCCGGGTACCTTCGGCGGACAAGGCCGCGCTGGCCGACATCGAGGCGCGCGGCGCGTTCGAGTCGGCGGTCACCGGCCACGGCGGCCGGGCCGCCACCAAGGGGTGA
- a CDS encoding PDR/VanB family oxidoreductase, with protein sequence MRAVDRNLPLVVEDVRPEAEGVVSLRLANGTSLPSWRPGAHIDLVLPSGLVRQYSLCGDPAENTHYRIAVRKIGVASGEVHALTPGTRVTVRGPRTAFPFVGGGPFLFVAGGIGITPILPMVRACAGSGADWRLVYTGRSRASMPFLDELPGDDRVRIRPDTEYGIPASGAELLDGLPAGAAVYCCGPAPMITGLRVDLALTRGPVHFERFAPPPIVDGEPFRLTLRRSGQLLDVPADRTALDVLLETRPGTPYSCRQGFCGTCAVPTADGSSMRICVDRRTAVLDL encoded by the coding sequence GTGCGCGCGGTGGACCGGAACCTGCCGCTGGTGGTCGAAGACGTGCGGCCCGAAGCCGAGGGCGTCGTCAGCCTGCGCCTCGCGAACGGCACGTCCTTGCCGAGCTGGCGGCCGGGTGCGCACATCGACCTCGTGCTGCCGTCCGGCCTGGTGCGGCAGTACTCCCTCTGCGGCGACCCGGCCGAAAACACCCATTACCGGATCGCCGTGCGGAAGATCGGCGTCGCGTCCGGCGAGGTCCACGCCCTCACGCCCGGCACCCGGGTCACCGTGCGCGGGCCGCGGACGGCGTTCCCGTTCGTCGGCGGCGGGCCGTTCTTGTTCGTCGCCGGGGGTATCGGGATCACGCCGATCCTGCCGATGGTCCGCGCCTGCGCGGGATCGGGCGCGGACTGGCGGCTGGTCTACACCGGTCGCAGCCGCGCGTCGATGCCGTTCCTCGACGAGCTGCCGGGCGACGACCGCGTCCGGATCCGCCCGGACACGGAGTACGGCATCCCGGCCTCGGGCGCCGAACTCCTCGACGGCCTGCCGGCCGGCGCCGCGGTGTACTGCTGCGGTCCGGCGCCGATGATCACCGGCCTCCGCGTCGACTTGGCCCTGACCAGGGGCCCGGTGCACTTCGAGCGGTTCGCGCCGCCCCCGATCGTCGACGGTGAGCCGTTCCGGCTGACTCTCCGCAGGTCAGGGCAGCTACTGGACGTGCCGGCCGACCGGACCGCGCTCGACGTCCTCCTCGAGACGCGCCCCGGCACGCCGTATTCGTGCCGCCAGGGTTTCTGCGGGACGTGCGCGGTGCCGACGGCCGACGGCTCGTCCATGCGGATCTGCGTCGACCGCCGCACCGCCGTGCTCGACCTATGA
- a CDS encoding pyridoxamine 5'-phosphate oxidase family protein — MSRRDQIRMTEDEVRAYFAEQKVINVASVGPNGRPHLAPLWYFPHEDGVATWTYGTSQKAKNLRRLPEATVLIEDGDSYEKLRGVSLEADVEIVEDTAEVTRMGITLMQRYAGAKPGDPVPDELSAFIAGQAPKRIGLVFHPTKIVSWDHTKLGGTY, encoded by the coding sequence ATGTCCCGTCGTGACCAGATCCGGATGACCGAGGACGAAGTGCGGGCGTACTTCGCCGAGCAGAAGGTCATCAACGTCGCCAGCGTCGGCCCGAACGGCCGTCCGCACCTCGCGCCGCTCTGGTACTTCCCGCACGAGGACGGCGTCGCGACCTGGACGTACGGCACGTCGCAGAAGGCGAAGAACCTCCGGCGCCTGCCGGAGGCGACCGTGCTCATCGAAGACGGCGACAGCTACGAGAAGCTGCGCGGCGTCTCGCTCGAGGCCGACGTGGAGATCGTCGAGGACACGGCGGAAGTCACCCGGATGGGCATCACGCTCATGCAGCGGTACGCGGGCGCCAAGCCCGGCGACCCGGTTCCCGACGAGCTGAGCGCCTTCATCGCAGGCCAGGCGCCGAAGCGGATCGGGCTGGTCTTCCACCCGACGAAGATCGTCAGCTGGGACCACACCAAGCTCGGCGGGACGTACTAA
- a CDS encoding FAD-binding oxidoreductase has product MSDEALVTRLRDLLGKSAVLTDSDVTASYARDMMPLAPSGEPLAVVLPANVEEVQAVVKACAEAGVPIVPRGAGSGLSGAANAIDGCVTLSLTKLNEIVEIDPGNRLAVVQPGVVNLDFRNAVEKHGLFYPPDPSSYDWCTIGGNLSTNAGGLCCVKYGVTTDSVLGLEVVLADGSLLKTGRRTVKGVAGYDLARLFVGSEGTLGVITQATVQLKPLPQAPATLVAGFTTTEAAGEAVARVVREGLVPSLLEIMDASSIKASEAYLKTDLGAGSECQALLLGQSDAGGEVARRELAALEQICVDCGADLAYTTEDLEEGRMLLQARRVVLTALETYGQWLTDDVCVPRTRIAELIRGCEKISSEVGLRIAVVGHAGDGNMHPTIVYQPDDADEFARAQRAFDEILEVGLSLGGTVTGEHGVGKIKREWLEREIGPVGMRVHRQIKAALDPDNLFNPGSMFSMT; this is encoded by the coding sequence ATGAGCGACGAAGCTTTGGTCACCCGGCTCCGCGACCTGCTCGGCAAGAGCGCCGTGCTCACCGACTCCGACGTCACTGCGTCCTACGCGCGCGACATGATGCCGCTGGCGCCCTCCGGCGAGCCCCTGGCCGTGGTGCTGCCCGCGAACGTCGAGGAGGTGCAGGCCGTCGTCAAGGCCTGCGCCGAAGCCGGGGTGCCGATCGTGCCGCGCGGGGCGGGCAGCGGCCTGTCCGGCGCCGCGAACGCCATCGACGGCTGCGTCACGCTGTCGCTGACCAAGCTGAACGAGATCGTCGAGATCGACCCGGGCAACCGGCTCGCCGTCGTCCAGCCGGGCGTGGTCAACCTGGACTTCCGCAACGCCGTCGAGAAGCACGGGCTGTTCTACCCGCCGGACCCGTCGAGCTACGACTGGTGCACGATCGGCGGCAACCTCTCGACCAACGCGGGCGGCCTCTGCTGCGTGAAGTACGGCGTCACCACGGACTCGGTGCTCGGCCTCGAGGTCGTCCTGGCCGACGGGTCCCTGCTGAAGACCGGACGGCGCACGGTCAAGGGCGTCGCGGGGTACGACCTGGCGCGGCTGTTCGTCGGCAGCGAGGGCACGCTCGGCGTCATCACGCAGGCGACGGTCCAGCTCAAGCCCCTGCCCCAGGCCCCGGCGACGCTGGTCGCGGGCTTCACGACGACCGAAGCGGCGGGAGAGGCGGTCGCGCGGGTCGTCCGCGAAGGGCTCGTGCCGTCGCTGCTGGAGATCATGGACGCGTCGTCGATCAAGGCGTCCGAGGCGTACCTGAAGACGGACCTCGGCGCGGGTTCGGAATGCCAGGCGCTGCTGCTGGGCCAGTCGGACGCGGGTGGCGAGGTGGCCCGCCGCGAGCTGGCGGCCCTGGAACAGATCTGCGTCGACTGCGGCGCGGACCTGGCCTACACGACCGAGGACCTGGAGGAGGGGCGGATGCTCCTGCAGGCCCGTCGGGTGGTCCTGACGGCGCTGGAGACGTACGGCCAGTGGCTGACCGACGACGTGTGCGTGCCCCGCACGCGGATCGCGGAGCTGATCCGCGGCTGCGAGAAGATCAGCTCCGAGGTGGGGCTGCGCATCGCCGTGGTCGGTCACGCCGGCGACGGCAACATGCACCCGACGATCGTCTACCAGCCCGATGACGCCGACGAGTTCGCCCGGGCCCAGCGTGCGTTCGACGAGATCCTCGAGGTCGGGCTGTCACTGGGCGGGACCGTGACCGGCGAGCACGGGGTCGGCAAGATCAAGCGGGAGTGGCTGGAGCGCGAGATCGGGCCGGTGGGCATGCGGGTGCACCGGCAGATCAAGGCGGCGCTGGACCCGGACAACCTGTTCAACCCCGGCTCGATGTTCTCGATGACCTGA